A genome region from Crossiella equi includes the following:
- a CDS encoding sensor histidine kinase: MERQTGMQGPAVGEFQRAAFRFSLVIRTVVCLCAGVLAPFAAGFTVETITAAVVVNAWNLVLWRARGRWLLPADLTLMVALCLVQRYVEPIAAPSDGTSWVLVVVSVVSVSWQWRTRLVAGGVAVLVLAYAGGAALAADWDTGVPYGLWLFVEAALSRLLYVLVRRAARAADEAADAAELADREAEVAAARQREHREYLATLHDTGAATLMMVGAGVADGPAPWLSAQAARDVAALAERPRPDGEPVPLAPLLVREAESAPVSVDVRVDHQPVLPPEVATALARGVGEALRNVHRHAGTGRAQLSLTGAAGHVVVEVRDEGRGFVVEEVSGQRRGVANSVLARMDRVGGRGEVESVPGTGTTVRLEWPG; encoded by the coding sequence GTGGAGAGGCAAACCGGCATGCAGGGGCCCGCGGTAGGCGAGTTCCAGCGCGCGGCGTTCCGGTTCTCCCTGGTCATCCGCACGGTGGTCTGCCTGTGCGCGGGTGTGCTGGCGCCCTTCGCGGCCGGTTTCACGGTTGAGACGATCACCGCCGCGGTGGTGGTCAACGCCTGGAACCTGGTGCTCTGGCGTGCCCGGGGCCGCTGGTTGCTGCCCGCCGACCTGACCCTGATGGTGGCGTTGTGCCTGGTCCAGCGGTACGTGGAACCGATCGCGGCCCCCTCGGACGGCACCAGCTGGGTCCTGGTCGTGGTCTCGGTGGTCTCGGTCAGCTGGCAGTGGCGCACCCGCCTGGTCGCGGGCGGCGTCGCGGTCCTGGTCCTGGCCTACGCGGGCGGCGCGGCCCTGGCCGCGGACTGGGACACCGGCGTGCCCTACGGCCTGTGGCTGTTCGTCGAGGCGGCCCTGTCCCGACTGCTGTATGTCCTGGTCCGCCGCGCGGCGCGGGCCGCGGACGAGGCGGCGGACGCGGCCGAGCTCGCCGACCGCGAGGCCGAGGTGGCCGCCGCGCGTCAACGGGAGCACCGCGAGTACCTGGCCACCCTGCACGACACCGGCGCGGCCACCCTGATGATGGTCGGCGCGGGCGTGGCCGACGGCCCGGCCCCGTGGCTGAGCGCCCAGGCGGCCCGTGACGTGGCGGCCCTGGCCGAACGCCCCCGGCCGGACGGCGAACCGGTCCCGCTGGCCCCGCTGCTGGTCCGCGAGGCGGAGTCGGCCCCGGTCTCGGTGGACGTCCGCGTGGACCACCAGCCGGTCCTGCCCCCCGAGGTCGCGACGGCCCTGGCCCGGGGCGTGGGCGAGGCGCTGCGCAACGTGCACCGCCACGCGGGCACGGGCCGCGCCCAGCTGTCCCTCACCGGTGCGGCCGGGCACGTGGTGGTCGAGGTCCGGGACGAGGGCCGCGGGTTCGTGGTCGAGGAGGTCTCCGGCCAGCGCCGCGGCGTGGCCAACTCGGTGCTCGCGCGCATGGACCGCGTCGGCGGCCGGGGCGAGGTCGAGTCGGTACCCGGGACCGGGACCACGGTGCGGCTGGAGTGGCCGGGATGA
- a CDS encoding DMT family transporter: MLLGLLGVLGFSFSLPFTRIAVEHLSPWFVAFGRAVLAGVLALGYLAVTGFGRLTARQVRSLLVVAFGVVIGFPLFSSLALTMQTASHGAVVITVLPAATAVWAVLRAGERPNGRFWLASGAGLVAVLLFVATTGALTGGFELADLLLLASVVVCGLGYAEGGALSRDLGGARTICWALVLSLPGTVPVALLTMPAAPAQVPVPSWLGFGYLSLVSMFLGFFAWYAGLARGGVARVGQTQLAQPVLTLTWSVLLLGEKVGVFTAVMAGVVLACVVLTQRSRETTPQVGGERPTPLLARRS; the protein is encoded by the coding sequence GTGCTCCTCGGCCTCCTGGGCGTGCTGGGTTTCAGCTTCTCCCTGCCGTTCACCCGCATCGCGGTCGAGCACCTGAGCCCGTGGTTCGTCGCCTTCGGCCGCGCCGTGCTGGCCGGGGTGCTCGCGCTCGGCTACCTGGCCGTCACCGGCTTCGGCCGCCTCACCGCGCGGCAGGTGCGCAGCCTGCTGGTCGTCGCCTTCGGCGTGGTGATCGGGTTCCCGCTGTTCAGCTCCCTGGCCCTGACCATGCAGACCGCCTCGCACGGCGCGGTGGTGATCACCGTGCTGCCCGCCGCGACCGCGGTGTGGGCCGTGCTGCGCGCGGGCGAGCGCCCCAACGGCCGGTTCTGGCTGGCCTCCGGCGCGGGCCTGGTCGCGGTGCTGCTGTTCGTGGCCACCACCGGCGCGCTGACCGGCGGTTTTGAGCTCGCCGACCTGTTGCTGCTGGCCTCGGTGGTGGTGTGCGGGCTCGGGTACGCCGAGGGCGGCGCGCTCTCCCGCGACCTGGGCGGGGCGCGCACGATCTGCTGGGCCCTGGTGCTGTCCCTGCCCGGCACCGTGCCGGTCGCGCTGCTGACCATGCCCGCCGCACCCGCGCAGGTGCCGGTGCCGTCCTGGCTGGGCTTCGGCTACCTGTCGCTGGTGTCGATGTTCCTCGGCTTCTTCGCCTGGTACGCGGGCCTGGCGCGCGGGGGCGTGGCCCGTGTCGGGCAGACGCAGCTGGCGCAGCCGGTGCTGACGCTGACCTGGTCGGTGCTGCTGCTCGGCGAGAAGGTCGGCGTGTTCACCGCGGTGATGGCGGGCGTGGTGCTGGCGTGCGTGGTGCTCACGCAGCGCAGTCGCGAGACCACGCCGCAAGTGGGGGGCGAACGACCGACACCACTGCTCGCCCGCCGGTCCTAG
- a CDS encoding aminotransferase-like domain-containing protein has product MNDDNAARRVIQELRAHVTAAAPGSKLPSVRDLMARHHVSPVTVQRVLRELAVEGLVETRPGRGSYVAQRQVAVTEVADLSWQSVAMGERRAGEEALPELLAMPRPEAIPLSAGYPETALQPVTALGQALSRAARRPQAWSRGVVEGRDDLRAWFAREAGGALRPGDMVVCPGGQSGLGTVLRALCVPGDTLLVESPTYLGTIAAARTFGLKVIGVPADADGVRPDLLAQAFQRTGARVFYCQPTFANPHGAVLSATRRAEVLGAVRAAGAFLLEDDWARDLALDGEAPTPLVAQDPHGHVVYLRSLTKSGAPGLRVAAIGARGVAGARIRTARVADDFFVSGPLQEAALEFVASPAWPRHLRSLRAGLAARRDALLTALARHLPELRPAVVPKGGLHVWVRLPDGVDDVALTTAAAAHGVVVFPGRPWYPAEPPGPHLRLTYGAAGPEVLAEGIRRLAAAFATLGRTSG; this is encoded by the coding sequence ATGAATGACGATAACGCCGCCCGTCGCGTTATCCAAGAGCTGCGGGCCCACGTCACCGCCGCCGCGCCGGGCAGCAAGCTGCCCTCGGTGCGGGACCTCATGGCCAGGCACCACGTCTCCCCTGTCACCGTGCAGCGCGTGCTGCGCGAGCTGGCCGTGGAGGGGCTGGTGGAGACCCGGCCGGGGCGGGGCAGCTACGTGGCCCAGCGCCAGGTCGCCGTTACCGAGGTGGCCGACCTGTCCTGGCAGAGCGTGGCCATGGGCGAGCGCCGCGCGGGTGAGGAGGCGCTGCCGGAGCTGCTGGCCATGCCGCGCCCGGAGGCCATCCCGCTCTCCGCCGGGTACCCGGAGACCGCGCTGCAGCCGGTCACCGCGCTCGGCCAGGCGCTCTCCCGCGCCGCGCGCCGTCCGCAGGCCTGGTCTCGGGGTGTGGTGGAGGGCCGGGACGACCTGCGCGCCTGGTTCGCCCGCGAGGCCGGGGGCGCGCTGCGGCCCGGGGACATGGTGGTCTGCCCGGGCGGCCAGTCCGGGCTGGGCACGGTGCTGCGCGCGCTGTGCGTGCCGGGCGACACGCTGCTGGTGGAGTCGCCGACCTACCTCGGCACGATCGCGGCCGCCCGCACGTTCGGGCTCAAGGTCATCGGGGTGCCCGCGGACGCCGACGGGGTGCGCCCGGACCTGCTGGCCCAGGCCTTCCAGCGCACCGGCGCGCGGGTGTTCTACTGCCAGCCCACCTTCGCCAACCCGCACGGCGCGGTGCTGTCCGCGACCCGGCGGGCCGAGGTGCTGGGCGCGGTGCGGGCGGCCGGGGCCTTCCTGCTGGAGGACGACTGGGCGCGGGACCTGGCCCTGGACGGCGAGGCACCGACGCCACTGGTGGCGCAGGACCCGCACGGGCACGTGGTCTACCTGCGCTCGCTGACGAAGTCGGGGGCGCCGGGCCTGCGGGTGGCCGCGATCGGCGCGCGCGGGGTGGCCGGGGCACGCATCCGCACCGCCCGGGTGGCCGACGACTTCTTCGTCTCCGGCCCGTTGCAGGAGGCGGCGCTGGAGTTCGTGGCCTCACCGGCCTGGCCACGCCACCTGCGGTCCCTGCGCGCCGGTCTGGCGGCGCGCAGGGACGCGTTGTTGACCGCTCTGGCCCGTCACCTGCCCGAGCTGCGACCGGCGGTGGTGCCCAAGGGTGGGCTGCACGTGTGGGTGCGGCTGCCCGACGGGGTGGACGACGTGGCGCTGACCACGGCGGCCGCCGCGCACGGGGTGGTGGTGTTCCCGGGACGGCCCTGGTACCCGGCCGAGCCACCCGGGCCGCACCTGCGTCTGACCTACGGGGCGGCGGGGCCCGAGGTGCTCGCGGAGGGGATCCGCAGGCTGGCCGCGGCCTTCGCCACGCTGGGGCGGACCTCCGGCTGA
- a CDS encoding DUF3048 domain-containing protein has product MAVRRAALALLLVLAGCSGEAPPVTSGTSTPGSLSPLTGLPADPGGPVLAVKVDNLAPARPQAGLSRADVLYLEPVEGGLTRFVAVFGSTLPGTVGPVRSARETDLELLAQYGRPALAYSGSAPELAPRIDAAALVPVPPGRAGQAYRRDPRRAAPHDLYADPAQLRTAAIGAQPVRDIGFRFGAKPDGGSPVTQHQVRYPATSVTISPQEGRWRIALDGAPLADAEGGAVTPGTVVVQRVPVRESPFRDVRGSASPFAQTVGTGQAQILRDANVFEARWSRPDATSGTSFTLVDGRPLPFAPGPVLVLLVPAANL; this is encoded by the coding sequence ATGGCCGTGAGGCGCGCGGCGCTCGCGCTGCTGCTCGTGCTCGCGGGCTGCTCCGGCGAGGCCCCGCCGGTCACCTCCGGCACCAGCACGCCGGGCTCGCTGTCCCCGCTGACCGGCCTGCCCGCCGACCCCGGCGGGCCGGTGCTCGCGGTCAAGGTCGACAACCTGGCCCCGGCCCGCCCGCAGGCCGGGCTCAGCCGCGCCGACGTGCTCTACCTGGAACCCGTCGAGGGCGGTCTGACCCGGTTCGTCGCGGTGTTCGGCTCCACGCTGCCCGGCACGGTCGGCCCGGTGCGCAGCGCCCGCGAGACCGACCTGGAGCTGCTCGCCCAGTACGGCCGCCCCGCGCTGGCCTACTCCGGCTCCGCGCCCGAGCTGGCTCCGCGCATCGACGCCGCTGCGCTGGTCCCGGTACCGCCCGGCCGCGCGGGCCAGGCCTACCGCCGCGACCCCAGGCGCGCCGCGCCGCACGACCTGTACGCCGACCCGGCACAGCTGCGCACCGCCGCCATCGGCGCGCAGCCCGTGCGCGACATCGGCTTCCGCTTCGGCGCCAAGCCCGACGGCGGCAGCCCGGTCACCCAGCACCAGGTGCGCTACCCGGCCACCTCGGTCACGATCTCCCCGCAGGAGGGCCGCTGGCGGATCGCGCTGGACGGCGCCCCGCTCGCCGACGCCGAGGGCGGCGCCGTGACACCGGGCACGGTCGTGGTGCAGCGCGTGCCGGTGCGCGAGTCGCCGTTCCGGGACGTGCGCGGCAGCGCCTCGCCGTTCGCGCAGACCGTCGGCACCGGGCAGGCGCAAATCCTCCGTGACGCCAACGTTTTCGAGGCTCGTTGGTCCCGTCCGGACGCCACTTCGGGCACGAGTTTCACGCTGGTGGACGGCCGTCCGCTGCCCTTCGCCCCCGGGCCGGTGCTGGTGTTGCTTGTACCAGCAGCGAACCTGTGA
- a CDS encoding class I SAM-dependent methyltransferase encodes MSVAAQEAFLRSFHATRPAVTTDALGAGRVPDGRTSYQVLRDTVSGRRRVLDLGCGDGYLLELLAASPHRRLTGLDLSPEALAAARARPALAQARLLLGRAQEMPFPADSFDACVSHMALMLMAELDQVAAEIARVLEPGGVLAVVLGGGGVPGTAYEVFLDLTRAVLEEVPEDRRMPALGDQRARSREGLSGVLGAAGFAPLDWRAVRLDLTGPFDAVWLAMSGIYDLDPLDSAALATLRTAFDAAAPRLPDGRVPCAMTLHVAVTRLPRSSGRAVNPVVPHRDGEGTLRNV; translated from the coding sequence ATGTCCGTCGCCGCCCAGGAGGCGTTCCTGCGCTCCTTCCACGCCACCCGCCCGGCGGTCACCACCGACGCGCTGGGCGCGGGCCGGGTCCCGGACGGCCGCACCAGCTACCAGGTGCTGCGCGACACCGTCTCCGGCCGCCGCCGCGTGCTCGACCTGGGCTGCGGCGACGGCTACCTGCTGGAGCTGCTCGCGGCCAGCCCGCACCGGCGGCTCACCGGGCTGGACCTGTCCCCGGAGGCGCTGGCCGCCGCCCGCGCCCGGCCCGCGCTGGCCCAGGCGCGGCTGCTGCTCGGGCGCGCGCAGGAGATGCCGTTCCCGGCGGACTCCTTCGACGCCTGCGTCTCGCACATGGCGCTGATGCTCATGGCCGAGCTGGACCAGGTGGCCGCCGAGATCGCCCGCGTGCTGGAGCCCGGTGGTGTGCTGGCCGTGGTGCTCGGCGGCGGGGGCGTGCCGGGCACGGCCTACGAGGTCTTCCTGGACCTGACGCGCGCGGTGCTGGAGGAGGTGCCCGAGGACCGGCGCATGCCCGCCCTCGGCGACCAGCGCGCCCGCAGTCGGGAGGGCCTGTCCGGCGTGCTGGGCGCGGCCGGGTTCGCGCCCCTGGACTGGCGGGCGGTGCGCCTGGACCTGACCGGCCCGTTCGACGCGGTGTGGCTGGCCATGTCCGGCATCTACGACCTGGACCCGCTGGACTCCGCCGCCCTGGCCACGCTGCGCACGGCCTTCGACGCGGCCGCCCCGCGACTGCCCGACGGGCGCGTGCCGTGCGCGATGACGCTGCACGTGGCCGTGACCCGGTTGCCGCGGTCCAGTGGACGTGCCGTGAACCCGGTGGTTCCACACCGTGATGGGGAGGGTACTCTCCGCAATGTCTGA